ATGAGTGTCGAAATTGGCTCTAAATCTGCAAAATCTGAACCCAATGTGGTCCCCCTTTGCGACATTTTGCTGGTGTTGCTGATCATCTTCATGGTGGTGACGCCGATGATTACACATGGAGCCAACGTCACTTTGCCCGAAGCCAAATACGTTGCCAGTCAGCCTGACCCCGCTCAGATACTTACCGTTGAAATCGAAAAAAGCGGAAAAGTTATGTTTGATGGGAAAGAGATAACAAATCTGGAAACCTTGGGTCAGATGATCATCGATAAACTGGAAGACTTGCAGAGACCGGACAAAAAAGTCCTTCTCAAGGCTGATTTGCAAGCTGTCTACGGCAGAGTGGTCGATGTGCTGAGTGCGATCAAGGAAGCCCAGATCGAGGTTATCGGCTTGGTCACCGAGCAAAAAGCGTCATCGATGGAATAATTTTATTGTTCTGACCATCAAGAGGGGGAGAAGAAATTCTTCCCCTTTTTTTTTACAGCGGAATGCGTACCTTGACGGCGGCGGGGATCACCTGGATGTCGTAATCCAGCAGCTCGCTGCCGCCGTATTCGCCGTCGAAATGAAAAGGCATCGGCCCCTGCAGGGAGCGGACGTGAATGCGGTCGAATTTGAACGAGCGGTAAAAAGGGAACTTGTCGATGTTGCCGGTGAAAAGGCGCTGGATGCTCAACGAGGATTTGATCAGCTTGAACTTGTTCAGGATGCACAGATCGAGCAGGTGATCGTAGGGAGAAGCGTAGGGGGCGATTACCACATTGCTGCCGTATTCCTGGAAATTGGCCATGGCCAGGATCATGATTTCATCCTCGAATTCGCTTTCGGCGGTGGTCACCCGGACGTGGAAGGTCGGCATTTCAAAAATTCCCTTCAAGGCAAAATAAAAATAGGGCAGGATGCCGCGCGTCTTGGATTCCAGGTTGAATTTCTTGGATATCAAGCCGTCCAAGCCGATGCCGGCCACGTTGAAAAAAAGGATGTGATTGATCTTGCCGGCATCGATGAGCACGTCCCGGCCGTTGATCAGCGTGTCCAGCGCCCGCCGCCATGATAGGGGAATGTTCAGATTCCGCGCCAGGCCGTTGCCGGAGCCGCCGGGAAGGATACCCAGCGTCTTGTTGGTATGAAGCAAGGAGGCGGCCACGGAATTGACCGTCCCGTCGCCGCCGAAAGCGGCAAAAACATCGAAATGCGGCAACCCTTGGCTGGTGATCTCGCTGGCGTGGG
The Candidatus Aminicenantes bacterium DNA segment above includes these coding regions:
- a CDS encoding diacylglycerol kinase family lipid kinase, with the translated sequence MDHSAERILVILNPASGFISKDIATGSIIRKLRRHFASVSLVHTSSPAHASEITSQGLPHFDVFAAFGGDGTVNSVAASLLHTNKTLGILPGGSGNGLARNLNIPLSWRRALDTLINGRDVLIDAGKINHILFFNVAGIGLDGLISKKFNLESKTRGILPYFYFALKGIFEMPTFHVRVTTAESEFEDEIMILAMANFQEYGSNVVIAPYASPYDHLLDLCILNKFKLIKSSLSIQRLFTGNIDKFPFYRSFKFDRIHVRSLQGPMPFHFDGEYGGSELLDYDIQVIPAAVKVRIPL
- a CDS encoding biopolymer transporter ExbD, which produces MSVEIGSKSAKSEPNVVPLCDILLVLLIIFMVVTPMITHGANVTLPEAKYVASQPDPAQILTVEIEKSGKVMFDGKEITNLETLGQMIIDKLEDLQRPDKKVLLKADLQAVYGRVVDVLSAIKEAQIEVIGLVTEQKASSME